From a single Mus caroli chromosome X, CAROLI_EIJ_v1.1, whole genome shotgun sequence genomic region:
- the Cldn2 gene encoding claudin-2 isoform X2, with protein sequence MASLGVQLVGYILGLLGLLGTSIAMLLPNWRTSSYVGASIVTAVGFSKGLWMECATHSTGITQCDIYSTLLGLPADIQAAQAMMVTSSAMSSLACIISVVGMRCTVFCQESRAKDRVAVVGGVFFILGGILGFIPVAWNLHGILRDFYSPLVPDSMKFEIGEALYLGIISALFSLVAGVILCFSCSPQGNRTNYYDGYQAQPLATRSSPRSAQQPKAKSEFNSYSLTGEAALPDTLDMMESQPIRVYISALQSL encoded by the exons ATGGCCTCCCTTGGCGTCCAACTGGTGGGCTACATCCTAGGCCTTTTGGGGCTGTTAGGCACATCCATTGCCATGCTGCTTCCCAACTGGCGAACGAGTTCCTATGTTGGTGCCAGCATTGTGACGGCAGTTGGCTTTTCCAAGGGCCTCTGGATGGAGTGTGCGACACATAGCACAGGCATCACCCAGTGCGATATCTACAGTACCCTTTTAGGACTTCCTGCTGACATCCAGGCTGCCCAGGCTATGATGGTGACGTCCAGTGCAATGTCCTCGCTGGCTTGCATTATCTCTGTGGTGGGCATGAGATGCACCGTGTTCTGCCAGGAATCTCGAGCTAAGGACAGAGTGGCTGTAGTGGGTGGAGTCTTTTTCATCCTTGGTGGCATCCTGGGCTTTATCCCAGTTGCTTGGAATCTTCATGGCATCCTTCGGGACTTCTACTCGCCGCTGGTTCCTGACAGCATGAAATTTGAGATTGGAGAGGCTCTGTACTTGGGCATCATCTCAGCCCTGTTTTCTTTGGTAGCCGGAGTCATCCTCTGCTTTTCCTGCTCGCCCCAGGGCAATCGTACCAACTACTATGATGGCTACCAGGCCCAGCCTCTTGCCACTAGGAGCTCTCCAAGATCTGCTCAACAGCCCAAAGCCAAGAGTGAGTTCAACTCATACAGCCTGACTGG AGAGGCAGCCCTACCAGATACTTTAGACATGATGGAAAGCCAACCCATCAGGGTCTATATCTCAGCACTACAGAGCCTCTGA
- the Cldn2 gene encoding claudin-2 isoform X1, with the protein MASLGVQLVGYILGLLGLLGTSIAMLLPNWRTSSYVGASIVTAVGFSKGLWMECATHSTGITQCDIYSTLLGLPADIQAAQAMMVTSSAMSSLACIISVVGMRCTVFCQESRAKDRVAVVGGVFFILGGILGFIPVAWNLHGILRDFYSPLVPDSMKFEIGEALYLGIISALFSLVAGVILCFSCSPQGNRTNYYDGYQAQPLATRSSPRSAQQPKAKSEFNSYSLTGNGSTATGKHKKPRESTWLLPSDSTEELPRSRGEQGPLKALPPTGVSDPASC; encoded by the exons ATGGCCTCCCTTGGCGTCCAACTGGTGGGCTACATCCTAGGCCTTTTGGGGCTGTTAGGCACATCCATTGCCATGCTGCTTCCCAACTGGCGAACGAGTTCCTATGTTGGTGCCAGCATTGTGACGGCAGTTGGCTTTTCCAAGGGCCTCTGGATGGAGTGTGCGACACATAGCACAGGCATCACCCAGTGCGATATCTACAGTACCCTTTTAGGACTTCCTGCTGACATCCAGGCTGCCCAGGCTATGATGGTGACGTCCAGTGCAATGTCCTCGCTGGCTTGCATTATCTCTGTGGTGGGCATGAGATGCACCGTGTTCTGCCAGGAATCTCGAGCTAAGGACAGAGTGGCTGTAGTGGGTGGAGTCTTTTTCATCCTTGGTGGCATCCTGGGCTTTATCCCAGTTGCTTGGAATCTTCATGGCATCCTTCGGGACTTCTACTCGCCGCTGGTTCCTGACAGCATGAAATTTGAGATTGGAGAGGCTCTGTACTTGGGCATCATCTCAGCCCTGTTTTCTTTGGTAGCCGGAGTCATCCTCTGCTTTTCCTGCTCGCCCCAGGGCAATCGTACCAACTACTATGATGGCTACCAGGCCCAGCCTCTTGCCACTAGGAGCTCTCCAAGATCTGCTCAACAGCCCAAAGCCAAGAGTGAGTTCAACTCATACAGCCTGACTGG GAATGGAAGCACTGCTACAGGAAAGCACAAGAAGCCAAGGGAAAGCACATGGCTGCTGCCCTCTGACTCCACAGAGGAATTGCCCAGAAGCCGAGGTGAACAAGGACCACTGAAAGCTCTGCCTCCCACTGGGGTGTCTGACCCAGCTTCCTGCTGA